A region from the Sandaracinus amylolyticus genome encodes:
- a CDS encoding NAD-dependent epimerase/dehydratase family protein, translated as MKRALVTGGCGFLGSWMVRRLIDRGVAVRVLAAKGEPRDNVTGLDVDVIEGDVRSVDVCKRAVEGMDTVFHAAAIYKDWAPDPAPMYDVNLRGTFHVIEAARRAGVQRVIYTASIVSVGRPKPGTLGDETTPYEAWDLDFPYSRSKLHSRELAEYFAAWDLDVRVVCPGIVLGPNDIRPTPSGGLILGSLKTPGPAVVYEGGASYVDVRDAAEAHVLAAEKGKKGERYLATAHNLTNEELIRAIDRVTGRKRPLLRLPVAAARGIAIAMEAQAARTGEPPLLARDFFEYSLKPSYYSNAKSVRELGARYRPIEETIGDAVAWFRGRGMV; from the coding sequence ATGAAGCGCGCGCTGGTCACCGGGGGATGCGGGTTCCTGGGCAGCTGGATGGTGCGGCGGCTGATCGATCGCGGCGTCGCGGTGCGCGTGCTCGCGGCGAAGGGCGAGCCACGCGACAACGTCACGGGCCTCGACGTCGACGTGATCGAGGGCGACGTGCGCAGCGTCGACGTGTGCAAGCGCGCGGTGGAAGGGATGGACACCGTCTTCCACGCGGCCGCGATCTACAAGGACTGGGCGCCCGATCCCGCGCCGATGTACGACGTGAACCTGCGCGGCACGTTCCACGTGATCGAGGCGGCGCGGCGCGCCGGCGTGCAGCGCGTGATCTACACCGCGTCGATCGTCTCGGTAGGGCGGCCGAAGCCGGGCACGCTCGGCGACGAGACGACGCCGTACGAAGCGTGGGATCTCGACTTCCCGTACTCGCGCAGCAAGCTCCACAGCCGCGAGCTCGCGGAGTACTTCGCCGCGTGGGATCTCGACGTGCGCGTCGTGTGCCCGGGCATCGTGCTCGGGCCCAACGACATCCGCCCCACGCCGAGCGGCGGCCTCATCCTCGGCTCGCTCAAGACGCCGGGGCCCGCGGTCGTGTACGAGGGCGGCGCGTCGTACGTCGACGTGCGCGACGCCGCGGAGGCGCACGTGCTCGCGGCGGAGAAGGGCAAGAAGGGCGAGCGTTACCTCGCGACCGCGCACAACCTCACGAACGAAGAGCTCATCCGCGCGATCGATCGCGTGACCGGGCGCAAGCGGCCGCTGCTGCGCCTGCCGGTCGCGGCAGCGCGCGGGATCGCGATCGCGATGGAGGCCCAGGCGGCGCGCACCGGTGAGCCGCCGCTGCTCGCGCGCGACTTCTTCGAGTACTCGCTCAAGCCGTCGTACTACTCGAACGCGAAGTCGGTGCGCGAGCTGGGCGCGCGGTATCGGCCGATCGAGGAGACGATCGGCGACGCGGTCGCGTGGTTCCGCGGCCGCGGGATGGTTTGA
- a CDS encoding VOC family protein yields MLDHFGWNVRDLARSVAFYERCLAPLGLTKIDAGDGFAIFGDRTRDDAPYLWIGTLVPSFWTGEHRPGAAPIHVAFRAPDQRAVDAFHREGLAAGGRDNGAPGRREDGLTYYAAFLIDPDGNNVEAAVRLAR; encoded by the coding sequence GTGCTCGATCACTTCGGCTGGAACGTTCGCGACCTCGCGCGCAGCGTCGCGTTCTACGAGCGCTGTCTCGCGCCGCTCGGGCTCACGAAGATCGATGCGGGCGACGGCTTCGCGATCTTCGGGGATCGCACGAGGGACGACGCGCCGTACCTGTGGATCGGCACGCTCGTGCCGTCGTTCTGGACGGGCGAGCACCGCCCCGGCGCCGCGCCGATCCACGTCGCGTTCCGCGCGCCCGACCAGCGCGCCGTCGACGCGTTCCACCGCGAAGGCCTCGCGGCGGGAGGACGCGACAACGGCGCGCCGGGGCGGCGCGAGGACGGCCTCACGTACTACGCGGCGTTCCTGATCGATCCCGACGGCAACAACGTCGAGGCCGCGGTCCGGCTCGCGCGCTGA
- a CDS encoding alkaline phosphatase family protein, which yields MRRALVLFMVLVGCGSTPPRTSAPSARPRLVVVAVYDQLGSDVLAAHLPHLDPDGAIRSAIARGRYVQRARYAYSATLTAPGHAAIHSGASPRDSGIGSNRVFVLGRGRVSAMDDGTHRVWGRDDAGASPFRLQAETVADVIQSERPASLVVSLALKDRSAILPGGQHPDVCVWFDAEAGGFTSSTWYAPAMPEWLASWRAREPFEAAMETPWTPRDPAALEARFGPDVQPGEGAYGFDASFPHDARGLEDADAFRSLPSSTDHMLALGREIAARFELGEDDEPDLLALSISTTDYVGHAFGPSSWEYADVLLRVDRALGDFVRELEARVGPIALVITSDHGAAELVERTHASGHTDAVRFTSESSLPRLEAHLRETLGAPPEGATAWAEGWVQPYVYLGMREPRVIEAALAWLRAQPGIGAAVDARAVAAAPVPEGESLDALIARAIPRDPPGDIYVMPAERSVAMEDMPEGVGTSHGSAWLYDRDVPVIVVGPQFAREEITDVMPQCRVAGTIAELAGVRAPRFACGAL from the coding sequence ATGCGCCGCGCGCTCGTGCTCTTCATGGTGCTCGTCGGATGCGGGAGCACACCGCCACGGACGAGCGCGCCGAGCGCGCGACCGCGCCTCGTCGTGGTCGCGGTCTACGATCAGCTCGGCAGCGACGTACTCGCCGCGCACCTGCCGCACCTCGATCCCGACGGCGCGATCCGCAGCGCGATCGCCCGCGGCCGCTACGTGCAGCGCGCGCGTTATGCGTACAGCGCGACGCTCACCGCGCCGGGCCATGCGGCGATCCACTCGGGCGCGTCGCCGCGCGACAGCGGGATCGGAAGCAATCGCGTGTTCGTGCTCGGACGTGGTCGCGTGAGCGCGATGGACGACGGAACGCACCGCGTGTGGGGCCGCGACGATGCGGGCGCGAGCCCGTTCCGGCTGCAGGCCGAGACCGTCGCCGACGTGATCCAGAGCGAACGTCCTGCGTCGCTCGTCGTGTCGCTCGCGCTGAAGGATCGCTCCGCGATCCTTCCCGGCGGGCAGCACCCCGATGTCTGCGTGTGGTTCGACGCCGAGGCCGGCGGGTTCACGAGCTCGACGTGGTACGCGCCTGCGATGCCCGAGTGGCTCGCGTCGTGGCGCGCGCGCGAGCCCTTCGAGGCGGCGATGGAGACGCCGTGGACGCCGCGCGATCCCGCTGCGCTCGAGGCGCGCTTCGGGCCCGACGTGCAGCCGGGCGAAGGCGCGTACGGGTTCGACGCGAGCTTCCCGCACGACGCGCGTGGGCTCGAGGACGCGGATGCGTTCCGCTCGTTGCCGTCGAGCACCGATCACATGCTCGCGCTCGGGCGCGAGATCGCCGCGCGCTTCGAGCTGGGCGAGGACGACGAGCCCGATCTCCTCGCGCTCTCGATCTCGACGACCGACTACGTCGGGCACGCGTTCGGCCCGTCATCGTGGGAGTACGCGGACGTGCTGCTGCGCGTCGATCGCGCGCTCGGGGACTTCGTGCGGGAGCTCGAGGCGCGCGTCGGACCGATCGCGCTCGTGATCACGTCGGACCACGGCGCGGCGGAGCTCGTCGAGCGCACGCACGCGAGCGGGCACACCGACGCAGTGCGCTTCACGAGCGAGTCGTCGCTGCCTCGCCTCGAGGCGCACCTGCGCGAGACGCTCGGCGCGCCGCCGGAGGGCGCGACCGCGTGGGCCGAGGGCTGGGTGCAACCGTACGTGTACCTCGGCATGCGCGAGCCGCGCGTGATCGAGGCAGCGCTCGCGTGGCTGCGCGCGCAGCCGGGGATCGGCGCGGCGGTGGACGCGCGCGCGGTCGCGGCGGCGCCGGTGCCCGAGGGCGAGTCGCTCGACGCGCTGATCGCGCGCGCGATCCCGCGGGATCCGCCGGGCGACATCTACGTGATGCCCGCCGAGCGCTCGGTCGCGATGGAGGACATGCCCGAGGGCGTCGGCACGTCGCACGGCTCGGCGTGGCTCTACGATCGCGACGTGCCGGTGATCGTCGTGGGACCGCAGTTCGCGCGCGAAGAGATCACCGACGTGATGCCGCAGTGCCGCGTCGCGGGGACCATCGCCGAGCTCGCCGGCGTGCGGGCGCCGCGCTTCGCGTGCGGCGCGCTCTGA
- a CDS encoding alanine racemase: MDWDDFRRALASERLPCALVDLDALERNVDRVRARIAGTGRTVRVASKSVRHRGVLRRVLERGGDAFRGLLCYSADEAAWLASQGFDDLLIAYPTVQHASLDAVAQKVALGANIRCIVDSSDHLEALGAAARRASITLDAVLDLDVSYRPLGGRAHLGVRRSPLRSADDVGALARAAKSVPGVRMVGLMAYEAHVAGLPDASASAGAAKNAAARALKSLAIPAVRALRGAAVSAMRVECPDAALVDGGGTGSIEITAADPVVTEVAVGSGFLCSHLFDGYAGLDLEPAQFFALEVARVPDRDHVTCAYGGYVASGTPGLDRLPMPWSPRGLAWIGLEGAGEVQSPLRVDRAERRPRVGDPVIFRHAKAGEMAERFREYLMVRGGVIEAREPTYRGDGVCFG, translated from the coding sequence ATGGACTGGGATGATTTCCGCCGCGCGCTCGCGTCCGAGCGCCTCCCGTGCGCGCTCGTCGACCTCGACGCGCTGGAGCGCAACGTCGATCGGGTGCGCGCGCGCATCGCGGGGACCGGCCGCACCGTGCGCGTCGCGTCGAAGTCGGTGCGGCACCGCGGTGTGCTGCGGCGCGTGCTCGAGCGCGGCGGGGACGCGTTCCGCGGGCTCCTCTGCTACTCGGCGGACGAAGCAGCGTGGCTCGCGTCGCAGGGCTTCGACGATCTGCTGATCGCGTACCCGACGGTGCAGCACGCATCGCTCGACGCGGTCGCGCAGAAAGTGGCACTCGGTGCCAACATTCGCTGCATCGTCGACTCGAGCGATCACCTCGAGGCGCTGGGTGCCGCCGCCCGTCGTGCGTCGATCACGCTCGATGCGGTGCTCGATCTCGACGTGTCGTACCGGCCGCTCGGAGGGCGCGCGCACCTCGGCGTCCGGCGCAGCCCGCTCCGCAGCGCGGACGACGTGGGCGCGCTGGCGCGCGCGGCGAAGTCGGTCCCCGGCGTGCGCATGGTCGGGCTCATGGCGTACGAGGCGCACGTCGCGGGGCTGCCCGATGCGAGCGCGAGCGCGGGTGCGGCGAAGAACGCGGCGGCGCGCGCGCTGAAGTCGCTCGCGATCCCCGCGGTGCGCGCGCTGCGCGGCGCGGCGGTGAGCGCCATGCGCGTCGAGTGCCCCGACGCAGCGCTCGTCGACGGCGGCGGCACGGGCAGCATCGAGATCACCGCGGCGGACCCCGTCGTCACCGAGGTCGCGGTGGGCTCGGGGTTCCTCTGCTCGCACTTGTTCGACGGGTACGCGGGGCTCGATCTCGAGCCCGCGCAGTTCTTCGCGCTCGAGGTCGCGCGCGTGCCCGATCGTGATCACGTGACGTGCGCGTACGGCGGTTACGTCGCGTCGGGCACGCCGGGGCTCGATCGGCTGCCGATGCCGTGGTCGCCGCGCGGGCTCGCGTGGATCGGGCTCGAGGGCGCGGGCGAGGTGCAGTCGCCGCTGCGCGTCGATCGCGCGGAGCGCAGGCCGCGCGTCGGCGATCCCGTGATCTTCCGCCACGCGAAGGCCGGCGAGATGGCCGAGCGCTTCCGCGAGTACCTGATGGTGCGTGGCGGGGTGATCGAAGCGCGCGAGCCGACGTATCGCGGCGACGGCGTGTGCTTCGGGTGA
- a CDS encoding D-arabinono-1,4-lactone oxidase, translating to MRSFRTWSGYHTTIPARWATPGSEAEIAALLREADRAGRRVKVIGSGHSWSDIALPDDVCVDLRRMRRVLAIDAAARTIRVQAGIRLEEITDALDRVGMALPILGSIAKQTIAGAIATGTHGSSLRHGNLASLVVAMRLVTPRGEIVELGPEHPWLPAARVSLGALGIVTEVTLSTTPAFRLEESLETRPIERVARELRTIAQSAEYVKIWWLPTQGDALIFRYARTPLRAVARPLARFVDEKIVNQTLFELALRAAGRYPSLTRHVNSIVMGAYFRAGTRVDRSDRCFNLAMPPIHRETELALELDDAGALLSEVAGAIHEDGLVVNFPCEVRFVAGDDAWMSPAYGRDTCQIGFYQAESPHLAKYFARVEEIGARYDARPHWGKEFSTPGERVRAAYPMAPAFLALRRELDPRGTVQNRFLLRVLGPIDRAEAMAAE from the coding sequence ATGCGGAGCTTCCGGACCTGGTCCGGCTACCACACGACGATCCCCGCGCGATGGGCGACGCCGGGCTCGGAGGCCGAGATCGCCGCGCTCCTGCGCGAGGCGGATCGCGCGGGCCGGCGCGTGAAGGTGATCGGCTCGGGGCACTCGTGGTCGGACATCGCGCTGCCCGACGACGTCTGCGTCGATCTGCGGCGCATGCGTCGCGTGCTCGCGATCGACGCCGCGGCGCGCACCATCCGCGTGCAGGCCGGGATCCGGCTCGAGGAGATCACCGACGCGCTCGATCGCGTCGGCATGGCGCTGCCGATCCTCGGCTCGATCGCGAAGCAGACGATCGCCGGCGCGATCGCGACCGGCACCCACGGCAGCTCGCTGCGGCACGGCAACCTCGCGAGCCTCGTCGTCGCGATGCGGCTCGTGACGCCGCGCGGCGAGATCGTGGAGCTCGGCCCCGAGCACCCGTGGCTGCCCGCGGCGCGCGTGTCGCTCGGCGCGCTCGGGATCGTCACCGAGGTCACGCTCTCGACGACGCCCGCGTTCCGCCTCGAGGAGTCGCTCGAGACGCGCCCGATCGAGCGCGTCGCGCGCGAGCTGCGCACGATCGCGCAGAGCGCCGAGTACGTGAAGATCTGGTGGCTGCCGACCCAGGGCGATGCGCTGATCTTCCGCTATGCGCGAACGCCGCTGCGCGCCGTCGCGCGCCCGCTCGCGCGCTTCGTGGACGAGAAGATCGTCAACCAGACGCTCTTCGAGCTCGCGCTGCGCGCCGCCGGTCGTTACCCGTCGCTCACGCGACATGTGAATTCGATCGTGATGGGCGCGTACTTCCGCGCCGGGACGCGCGTCGATCGCAGCGATCGCTGCTTCAACCTCGCGATGCCGCCGATCCATCGCGAGACCGAGCTCGCGCTCGAGCTCGACGACGCGGGCGCGCTGCTCTCGGAGGTCGCGGGCGCGATCCACGAGGACGGGCTCGTCGTGAACTTCCCGTGCGAGGTGCGCTTCGTCGCGGGCGACGACGCGTGGATGAGCCCGGCGTACGGTCGCGACACCTGCCAGATCGGGTTCTATCAAGCGGAGAGCCCGCACCTCGCGAAGTACTTCGCGCGCGTCGAGGAGATCGGCGCGCGGTACGACGCGCGGCCGCACTGGGGCAAGGAGTTCTCGACGCCCGGCGAGCGCGTGCGCGCCGCGTACCCGATGGCGCCCGCGTTCCTCGCGCTGCGTCGCGAGCTCGATCCGCGCGGCACCGTGCAGAACCGCTTCCTCCTCCGCGTGCTGGGTCCGATCGACCGCGCAGAAGCGATGGCGGCGGAGTGA